In the Phycisphaerae bacterium genome, one interval contains:
- a CDS encoding prepilin-type N-terminal cleavage/methylation domain-containing protein — MLIRKSKRSSAFTLVEVITALAIMTILTTGLASALVLATRALPETDSPLRCQVRTADALDLIAEELASAIQVLARSDHGITFLAPDRNGDGVPEKIVYAWSGTPGDPLTRQAVGSLQENVLEDVTKLEFRYDTADLVETYPAPLTESAEQVLASWTNTAALNSGEVDASNSWGQLFIPAVSAPAVSFMVTRVRLFCEHNGTADGTALLSILPAEGSGAPQFTSLAQGKILESELPSAAAWFSIPVNSMLPVPRGQRLCFTVTTADTAGKAITIHYDNDSVVQGGGAILSRTGGTWTVDASQALVYEVYGKTYANSGATQSITRRYLRRVQLSAQSGPQDESAVLTGTTFGNRPEDLTALWRADFSSKPTLDLNGDTYADWTVNGGGAFSGLLSGGNWTPGAQQLNSYPDNEFSSVTTVDVHARAATAGASAVFQISPDWTLSSAGSIRAVTRLEATGTQTLEVLRATSASAFETVVRVTDLPKSAFVRLRLVIDPTRDTCAVWVNEIHRRTFTYATFLHLTQDKYASLSASGGSAQFDWVSIRVGGTPG, encoded by the coding sequence ATGTTGATCCGGAAGTCGAAGCGATCTTCAGCCTTCACCCTCGTCGAGGTCATCACGGCCCTCGCCATCATGACCATCCTGACGACCGGATTGGCCTCCGCCCTCGTGCTCGCCACGCGGGCGCTGCCCGAGACGGACTCCCCTCTCCGCTGCCAGGTCCGCACCGCCGACGCCCTCGACCTCATCGCCGAAGAGCTCGCCTCCGCCATTCAGGTCCTCGCACGATCCGACCACGGCATCACCTTCCTCGCTCCCGATCGCAACGGCGACGGCGTACCGGAAAAAATCGTCTACGCCTGGTCGGGGACCCCCGGCGATCCCCTCACCAGACAGGCCGTCGGCTCGCTCCAGGAAAACGTCCTGGAAGACGTCACCAAGCTCGAGTTCCGCTACGACACGGCCGACCTCGTGGAAACCTATCCCGCGCCGCTGACCGAGTCGGCCGAGCAGGTGCTGGCGTCTTGGACCAATACAGCGGCATTGAACAGTGGGGAGGTGGACGCTTCCAACAGTTGGGGGCAGTTGTTCATACCGGCGGTCTCCGCCCCGGCCGTGTCGTTCATGGTTACACGCGTGCGGTTGTTCTGCGAACACAATGGAACAGCCGATGGCACGGCATTGTTGAGTATCCTCCCCGCCGAGGGCAGCGGAGCACCCCAGTTCACGTCTCTCGCACAAGGAAAAATCCTCGAATCTGAACTGCCCAGTGCCGCCGCGTGGTTCAGTATCCCCGTGAACAGCATGTTGCCCGTACCTCGAGGACAGCGGCTTTGCTTTACGGTCACGACAGCGGATACGGCGGGAAAAGCGATCACGATTCATTATGACAACGACTCCGTCGTCCAGGGTGGTGGGGCAATACTGTCGCGGACCGGTGGCACCTGGACGGTTGATGCGTCGCAAGCGCTGGTATACGAGGTATATGGCAAAACGTACGCGAACTCCGGCGCCACCCAGAGCATCACCCGCCGCTACCTCCGCCGCGTTCAACTCTCCGCCCAATCCGGCCCCCAGGACGAATCCGCCGTCCTGACCGGGACAACGTTCGGCAACCGCCCCGAGGATCTCACCGCCCTCTGGCGAGCCGACTTCAGCTCCAAGCCAACGCTGGATCTGAACGGCGACACTTATGCCGACTGGACCGTCAACGGCGGCGGCGCGTTCTCCGGCCTGCTCAGCGGTGGCAACTGGACGCCCGGTGCGCAGCAACTCAATTCCTACCCGGACAACGAGTTTTCCTCCGTCACCACCGTCGACGTCCACGCCCGGGCCGCCACGGCCGGCGCCTCCGCCGTCTTCCAGATCAGCCCGGACTGGACTCTCTCCTCGGCCGGCAGCATTCGCGCCGTCACCCGGCTCGAAGCAACGGGAACACAGACCCTCGAAGTTCTCCGCGCCACTTCAGCCTCCGCCTTCGAGACCGTCGTCCGCGTCACCGATCTTCCCAAGAGCGCGTTCGTCCGCCTCCGGCTCGTGATCGACCCCACCCGCGACACCTGCGCCGTCTGGGTCAACGAAATCCACCGCCGGACCTTTACCTATGCCACGTTCCTGCATCTGACGCAGGACAAGTACGCCAGTCTCTCGGCCTCGGGCGGATCAGCCCAGTTCGACTGGGTCTCCATCCGCGTGGGAGGAACCCCGGGATGA